From Stigmatopora argus isolate UIUO_Sarg chromosome 14, RoL_Sarg_1.0, whole genome shotgun sequence, the proteins below share one genomic window:
- the rrp7a gene encoding ribosomal RNA-processing protein 7 homolog A yields MAPSRRSYAKSTACVIPGGFTVLSLKFNSDTKSEHKLYVKEHKIRAEKSSHRPLDRTLFVLNIPPYCSKDVVEELFSKFGSVTSVELSDHPASLLQPGPELSTLFKPAPKQSFNVGYIVFKSPSSIAAAKSHPHDVPLVVCSTERTVKTGVSKWIQQYKDSFVKEDTLQKVVDEFMKDFDKKKEEEEERQKEEAEQQKEDEEGWVKVGKGKKGNKARPHSEAANQKILRKEAMKKKRKELLNFYSWQHKNTQKEHIAELRKKFEEDKQRIALLRAQRKFKPY; encoded by the exons ATGGCTCCATCCAGGCGCAGTTACGCCAAAAGCACGGCCTGCGTTATTCCTGGAGGATTTACAG TGTTGTCTTTGAAGTTTAACTCTGATACGAAATCAGAACACAAGTTGTACGTGAAGGAACACAAAATTCGGGCCGAAAAAAGTTCCCACCGGCCGCTCGACCGGACGTTGTTTGTCCTCAACATCCCACCATATTGCTCTAAG GATGTGGTCGAGGAATTGTTTTCAAAGTTCGGCTCTGTTACGTCAGTGGAGTTGAGTGACCACCCAGCCTCATTGCTTCAACCTGGACCTGAACTCTCCACATTGTTCAAACCAGCTCCAAAACAG AGCTTCAACGTCGGTTACATTGTGTTCAAAAGCCCATCTTCCATTGCAGCTGCTAAATCGCACCCCCACGACGTTCCTTTGGTGGTCTGTTCAACTGAGCGAACAGTTAAGACAGGTGTTTCAA AATGGATCCAGCAGTACAAAGACTCCTTTGTTAAAGAGGACACGCTACAAAAAGTAGTCGATGAGTTCATGAAGGACTTTgacaagaaaaaagaagaa GAAGAAGAGCGCCAGAAGGAGGAGGCGGAGCAACAAAAGGAGGACGAGGAAGGCTGGGTGAAAGTCGgcaaggggaaaaaaggcaatAAAGCACGTCCTCACAGTGAGGCCGCCAACCAGAAGATCCTCCGGAAGGAGGCGATGAAGAAAAAGAGGAAGGAGCTCTTGAACTTCTACTCATGGCAGcacaaaaacactcaaaaagAAC ATATTGCTGAACTGAGGAAAAAGTTTGAGGAGGACAAACAGAGAATTGCACTCCTGAGGGCTCAAAGAAAGTTTAAACCATATTAA
- the wbp2nl gene encoding postacrosomal sheath WW domain-binding protein produces the protein MALNRNHSQNGGVLINNGESVLRECKNVELSFSDVACKTDLLKGTKKGTVYLTPYRMVFASSNTKDCLGSAMFPYYLMKGCSIEQPVFAANYIKGTVSAEPGGGWEGQANFKMSFPNGGAIDLGQHLFKLATNASRGTPAQMGPTSDHGYPSPAMMNGYSPPPSAPQGYPYAPPPQQNGFYPPAAGNMGYPYPTAATGMYPAGFDYMAPPPYPGPPQNWTAPTQNWTAPAPAGGPANAKATEAAGNAYYNPSNPHNVYMPTEQPPPYAPYPNSPEKKNI, from the exons ATGGCGTTGAACAGAAATCACTCCCAAAACGGCGGAGTGTTGATTAACAACGGGGAAAG TGTATTAAGAGAATGTAAGAACGTGGAGCTGTCATTCAGTGACGTCGCCTGTAAGACAGACCTCCTGAAGGGGACCAAGAAGGGGACCGTGTACCTTACACCATACAGG ATGGTGTTTGCGTCCAGCAATACAAAGGATTGCCTGGGTTCTGCCATGTTCCCCTATTATCTGATGAAGGGATGCAGCATCGAGCAGCCCGTGTTTGCCGCTAACTACATTAAAGGGACGGTGTCAGCGGAGCCGGGTG GTGGCTGGGAGGGTCAGGCCAATTTCAAGATGTCTTTCCCAAATGGAGGCGCGATCGACCTGGGCCAGCATCTCTTCAAACTGGCCACAAATG CTTCTCGTGGCACTCCTGCCCAGATGGGCCCCACGTCAGATCACGGCTACCCTTCTCCCGCAATGATGAACGGATACAGCCCACCTCCGTCAGCTCCCCAGGGCTATCCTTATGCGCCCCCTCCCCAGCAGAATGGATTCTACCCTCCCGCTGCTGGCAACATGGGCTACCCTTATCCAACAGCTGCTACAG GAATGTACCCAGCAGGATTTGACTACATGGCTCCACCTCCATATCCAGGCCCCCCTCAGAACTGGACTGCACCCACGCAGAACTGGACAGCTCCAGCACCCGCAG GTGGTCCAGCTAATGCCAAAGCAACAGAAGCAGCGGGCAATGCCTACTACAATCCCAGCAATCCACACAATGTCTACATGCCCACG GAGCAGCCCCCTCCGTATGCACCTTATCCAAACTCtcctgaaaagaaaaacatctaA
- the LOC144089089 gene encoding heme-binding protein 1-like — protein sequence MFGMIKNSLFGNTEETEYKLLSTETKDGVSFEVRRYDAAKYAVISSEGRTYDQVTGEMVRKLLMYIGGSNEQGEAMGTAAPTIITVYPRNDGVLSRRLVVAIRIPTIYQQSPPTPTDSAIKVEERPGMTVYTLQFGGFAGESEFRAEALRLTRTLGETAPFQRKQYFCCSYDSPLKPYGRRNEVWFIQEEP from the exons ATGTTCGGAATGATCAAGAATTCGCTCTTCGGAAACACCGAGGAGACCGAATATAAACTACTAAGCACAGAAACAAAG GACGGCGTCAGCTTTGAGGTGCGACGCTATGACGCCGCCAAATACGCTGTGATTTCTTCTGAGGGTCGCACTTACGACCAGGTGACAGGGGAGATGGTGAGAAAGCTGCTCATGTACATTGGTGGAAGCAATGAACAAG GCGAGGCCATGGGTACAGCCGCACCCACCATCATCACGGTCTACCCTCGGAATGATGGTGTTCTATCCCGTCGACTGGTGGTCGCCATCCGAATTCCTACTATCTACCAGCAAAGCCCCCCAACGCCAACTGACAGTGCTATAAAGGTTGAGGAGCGACCTGGCATGACTGTCTATACATT GCAATTTGGAGGTTTCGCAGGTGAAAGCGAGTTCCGAGCAGAGGCCTTGCGTTTGACACGCACCCTCGGCGAGACGGCCCCATTCCAGCGCAAGCAATACTTTTGTTGCAGTTACGACTCGCCACTAAAACCTTACGGCCGCCGCAATGAAGTTTGGTTTATACAGGAAGAGCCGTAG
- the fmc1 gene encoding protein FMC1 homolog — translation MAASSSSLRVFRGILKELRAMQGQHYKQSLAYNYVTDQFRKNLVTGERYCRAQQEALHASQTYMCLLESSRNHQLLHNLYHGKGERAPEEVAGMVGLRLPTQPGGKGWDK, via the exons ATGGCGGCGTCATCGTCGTCCTTACGAGTCTTCAGAGGAATACTTAAAGAACTGCGGGCCATGCAAGGACAACATTATAAACAGTCGCTGGCCTATAACTACGTTACGGATCAGTTTCGAAAAAATCTG GTGACGGGAGAGAGGTACTGCCGCGCCCAGCAGGAGGCGCTCCATGCCTCACAGACATACATGTGTCTGCTGGAATCTTCCAGGAACCACCAACTCTTGCATAATCTATACCATGGAAAGGGAGAACGTGCCCCAGAAGAGGTGGCAGGCATGGTGGGGCTCAGGTTGCCCACTCAGCCTGGTGGCAAAGGCTGGGataaatga